The genomic stretch TGAAGATACTGACTGCTAATAGAATGACTTTAAGTAGTGATACAGAGTTATCTCTTGAAAAAGTAGATACAATAATAAAAGAGTTATTAAATGCTCAGCTTTTGATAGAAGAAAATGAATGTTTCAAATTGGCATTTCCATTCTTTGTTGAATCTGATATCAAACATATAGAAAGATTCTCTGAGCGAGCTTCTAAGAACATAGGTAACACTTTAATTAAACAGAGTGATGAGTTTAAAACAATTATATCAAAGTACGGTATAGCAACAGAATATAGTCTTGAAAGAATACTCTATCATATTATTGGAGATAAGGTTTTTGATGGTAGTGCATTGGATTACTTTGGAGATAAGGGACTATTTGCTATATCAAAAAAGCAGCCGATGGGTAGAGACTATTTAGTTATAGGATACGAGAAGTCAAGTGCAATCGAAGATTTTAGTAATAATCTTTTGTGCAGTAGCAACAATTATAGAAGTAAAGATATTACTTTTAATAGTTTTGGAGATTCAATGGGTAATAGAAAAGATTTTTATAGATATTTTAGGAGGATTCAAAGTAATGTTCAGCATAGCACTGAGCATGTGAGATTAAATGAAATTTATAATACCTTTGTTGATGAAATGAATAAATCACTGATGGATGAGTTCGGAGGTTTAGTTCAAAATTATATACATAATAGTGATTATGTATATTCTGATAAAGAGCTAGCGGGGCTTAAATTTATTGAAGAGATGGGATACATAGAGATAAAAGGTAGTAAAATTTGTCATAGGGTTCCTATTTTTATAGAGAAGCTAATAGATGAAATCTCTAGACTAACTCTAAATGTGATCCAAGATGAAGTCACTCTACTTTTTGAAGGTATACAAGCAAATATTAGTGAATTAACTTCTGTAATTCATGGTGTATCATGTGCAGAAATAGGTAATGAACTTTGGCATCAAGTGTTTGGTAATATTAATGAGTATTTGAGTGAAAAGGGTTTTTTCTCTAATCCTAAGATGAAAGCAGGAGAGGGACGTTATCTAAAAGCGCTATATTATTCGGGGGGGAAGTAAGTATTCAAATGGGTTCAAGATTCACTTCGTCTAACAATATGTTAACACAAGGCTCGTGCGGGGGTCATAAAGCCTGATGGGAAATGCCCTCACATATTCCTCAACCTAAGCCCGTCGGACATTCGGCACATTAGCCCTTAGCAGGGCATGAGCACCTTCGCTCTAAGGTTGAGCAACGTCGTTAACACGGAACGTTAGCTGAAATATTCTATTATTATATAGGAGGTACTATGTTATTCGGAAAACATAAATTTAGATTAAAGATACTTGAACATATTGATAAAAGTCTCTGCCAATGGAATAATGAGTCATTGCTTATCCATGTAGTTGGTGGTAAAGGGGTTATCAGGAATAGGATATATGATAGTGGGAATATAGTTGAGAAGCAATTGTGTATCGATGATAAACCACTATACACAGTCCATAGTGATAATTATTATTGTCCGACGTGCCAAAAAATTATTGAAGAAGGATATGGAATAAATGATAATGATAGAGTAGTAACTGAACAAGTTATTGATGCACAAAATAAAATTCATACACTTGAAACGAGTACGAAACTTATGAAACCATTGTTTGAGTTAATGGAAGATGGATTATATCTTGTTACAAGAAGTGACTTATATCCTACTGACGGTGAAGGTAACTTTTTTTGGAGCGAAACAAATGGCAGAAAGATGTATGAGGGAACAGCAGACTTATACTATAAATTTCATGTAGGAAGTGGGTATATGAGTTTTTTATATCCATCTCAGCCATACTCGAAATTAGATACTACATCTGTTTACGACTATATGGAAAGAG from Vallitalea okinawensis encodes the following:
- a CDS encoding PE-PPE domain-containing protein; this translates as MKYVDIYVFGDAGAFDEYNPYRIFESLDTQRVLLSIAKMKILTANRMTLSSDTELSLEKVDTIIKELLNAQLLIEENECFKLAFPFFVESDIKHIERFSERASKNIGNTLIKQSDEFKTIISKYGIATEYSLERILYHIIGDKVFDGSALDYFGDKGLFAISKKQPMGRDYLVIGYEKSSAIEDFSNNLLCSSNNYRSKDITFNSFGDSMGNRKDFYRYFRRIQSNVQHSTEHVRLNEIYNTFVDEMNKSLMDEFGGLVQNYIHNSDYVYSDKELAGLKFIEEMGYIEIKGSKICHRVPIFIEKLIDEISRLTLNVIQDEVTLLFEGIQANISELTSVIHGVSCAEIGNELWHQVFGNINEYLSEKGFFSNPKMKAGEGRYLKALYYSGGK